In Camelina sativa cultivar DH55 chromosome 13, Cs, whole genome shotgun sequence, the genomic window aaattataaagtcttgTTTATACATCATCGATCAAATTATTAGTATTGTGTGATTTTGACAACGAACTGTTacgaaaactaaaaaaagtaactTAAAGTGTGAGACAGGATAAGAAAAACACTTTTATGCTTTGGAATCGTCAGGATTAATAAGCTCTCCAAATGCATAGTATACTAGCTTTAAGTAACCCGTATAATGCaattaactatttatatatggttaaatctcatatatgatattattttcGATATAAACTTTACCAATTATCATCAATCTGCATATCCATATTTTATCTATTTCTTAATTAAGTTTACACAAAGTTAATGTATGTAttgattctcattttttcttataaaaagtTACCATATGAACAAAGTCATAGTGTATGTACTATATAATTTATGCACTCATCACGTCGTAATTAGGTATGATCAAATCCTTAAAgcatatatagattattttaaaacatgatttaaactttttcaaaaggTCCTTTTTCAGGGAAAAAAGCAAACATCAGAAACAGACAAATGAAGTTCACCTAACATAAGATTCTCCTACTTCAGTTTATATCAGTAAATAAATTAGATGTTTAtcagcaaatatatataatgcattTGCATAATAAATAATCATACAACCATTATGAAATTTTGTCAGTCGATTGGTTGACAAAACACATTGTGAACTTGTGATCAAATGGTATTATCCTTTTTACaaatacatgcatatatatgatTGCTCAATCGAACTCAAACGaattaacattttaaattattcGAGAATGATATACATTGGAAAAACACGTACGTGGAAACCAAAACGTTCGTTGATGTATAAGTGAAGTGAACTTTATAGTAGTGTTACAACGCCACGAAGGCGGATGAGAGAACAACGGTGAGGAGTAAAACTCCGGCGGAAGGATGAGATGAAGGAAGAGCAGGAGAAGAAACCGGCGGAGAAGCTAAGGGAGAAAAGGCCAAAGGGTCAGGGTAGTAGCCGTCGTTAGTGTCGGGATCAGGAGGGCTTGGAGAAGCTGGTATTGTGCCGCCGCCGTCGTCGGAAGGCAGAGAGTCACCGGGGGAAGGGAGGAGAGGGGCGATATCCGGAGAAAGCTGTTGGAAGGGAGAGATGGTCGGGGAAGatggcaaagaagaagagagacaaggaGAGGAGAGTGAGATcataaagatgaagaagatgagaagtgttttgagaaaagagaaagccattttttttttaaatgatgaagaaaatcaaagttgagttcttttttgttgttggatgTGTCTTTCTCTATCGACTGATCGGAGTGCAATTTGAGTTGTAATGATGATGTCTCTATAGAGTCTATATAAAAGAAGCTTTTACTCTTtgtaaaatagtaatataatttttttggaggtaagaagaaaaagactaaaagagaagaagacctTCTTTGCAAAACTAAATACTGTATATCAATTTTCAATTTAATCAAGTACTTTTTTTGGGTTCACACACCTCCAATAGagaactacttttttttttgtttttttttgcaatcaTGATGTATGAATAgaatttagttttggttttgttgctcTCTGTGATAGTCAATAATagaataccttttttttttttttggcttctagATCCCTGGcccatattttgtttaaaaattttcttatacattttatttttaaatttttaaatttggctATTACTTACAGACATTGAACATATATTATGCAGAAACATATAAAGCGACTAGATTCTTACACAAAGGATTGTATAGTTCCACAATGATGCAGCTTATAGTACTGTGTAAAAGAGCATTTGAGTTGTAACTCTATAGTCTATAGTATTGGTCATTGGAGTTGGTTGAGTGGGAAGGGAAgtggtttcttttttgttaactaGGTGTCGAGATGTAAATGGTTGATGTGTTTGGAAGATATAATTGAAGACTTGAGagtttttttgagaaaagagcTAAGGGGTTTCCACAAGGATTGATTGTGATTTCATATAGTTTATTCTTTTACTATAAAGAATACAGACATCATGATATTATAATTGaactatttttttctatcaacACATAAAAGTCATACTAATAATTAAGCAATATCTAAGAATAGGACCCCAAGACCATCTCCACTACACCAACtcatatcaaaattaaattaatcatataattaccTGCCCAGTATGTAGAGGAGTATCGACAGCAAGCTTTGAGATACAACTGGCCTATACCAAATTTTCTCTCTCGTGTTTACTTTGCTTCATCTCTCTCTGATTCCGTTCGATTTGCTTTTCCGACGCGGCGAAGACAATGAAGGGAAGACTTCTCCGGCGCGGCGTAATCCGAAGACGAAATCAAATCGGGGATTGATTCACCTTTTGGAtggagagagaaaagagagaggattggattttttttttttatttactcatcAACCTACCAAAACAGGGACATAGCAACTTTTTTCTCCGAGAAACGTTGCTCAAGTTCCTTCTGGGAAAAACGTTCTCTGCTTAATGGACACAAATattggatttttaatttattttttggccCCAAAAGCAAGAGCAACACTGAGAGAATCTCCCAGTGGAGATGCTCTTGATTTCACCCAAAGCAATATCTCACTTTTTCTTAGATGATCGGcacatgtttttcttcttcatctataATCGTCAGTCTAGTCTAATCTGAATTAACCATGCATTAGTTTCTAGAATGTAGAGTTGCTTACTAAATCTCAAACATTCAATAAGTGTGTAAATCTAAAAGAAGATAATATTAAGGAAGTAGTTTTGTAGTGGtacaaaaattgtaattaagaGAAATATACACATTACAAAGAGACAAATAGATCTTGATTCTCAATGTCacatggttttgattttgtttacctCGTACATACAGCGTCAATGTCCGTTAATCCTGGTTCAACAACAAGAGATTACGAACATGTAAGAAGACTTACCAATGatgaaaaaaacttaattatcaTTAAAGCTTACCTTTGTTCAACGAGGTAATCTCTGCAACTCCATAGCAACGAGGGAAGCGACGCTATTAAGACCAGCCACATCTGAGTTCTTGATCTCAGAGACAACGGCGTTGATCTTAGCGACATCGTGTCCTGATAGCGACAAAATCATCGCCTGCGATAGATACTGCTTGCAAGCGTAACCTAAACAATGCAATATCCTTTTCAGAACCAACGAGTATTGCTCCGTGCTCTTCCTCCTGTGCCACGAGTCAAGAATCTGTGTGATCTTTGGAAGATTGGTTAAAAATCCCGTCGTGGCTTCTCTCGATGCCGCTTTAAGTAGCAACACCACGCATTCAGAGGCAATATCTGCAAATCCGATGCTTGTGTCATCATCTGAAGCCGCTAGGTGCAAGAATAGGCCAATGTTGCTGCCGAAATCTGCAATATCTCTTATACATTCCTGTGGATCGACCTCGAATGTAAAAGATGTCTCTGATAACAGCATTGGCTCTTTCGTGTAGTTGGAGCTGAGACCTTTCTTGTTCCCAAGTGACCGTAGCAGAAAAGCTCTGCAGAGACTTAAAGTGGGTTCAAGGAAATCTTCCATGTCTTTGGCATTCACGAATTCCAACAGATTTCCGATTCTCCTCACTACTTTGAGCTGAGAGAGCAATTTACTTTCCATCTCTGGAGCTGAGGCTAAGGCAAGACAGAGCTTGACGTTGTTCACATTCGCGCTTGATAAGTCTCCGAGAAGAAACTCGAAGCATTGTGAAACTGTATTATGATGCAATAAGTTGGAGATTTTGATGTAATCAAACTCAACGAGCATGACGAGGAGCTTTTGCGCGTAAGCTGGGATTGGATCTTCGTCTTGGATCAATGCAGGGTAGAGTGGGAGGAAATGAGAGTTGGATATTGATTTCAAATCCTCAGATGTTTGTTGCTCGATTTCAGTGCACTCGGTTAAGAGAATTGTCATTGAATCAAACCAGATCTTCAAACAGAGAAACCGAGCATCCCCGTCTTTGTTCCCATTGTAGATTCCAGCCAGAGACGGGAGAATCTCACGGATAATGATCTCAGCATTTTGTGCAACCAGAGGAGCATCTTCTGCTATGCATTCTAGAACTTGAAGAAGGGTTATGCGGAAGTCATCTCTTCCCTGCAAATTGTTAACAAGTCATGAGAATTATTTTATGATCGATTAATGAATGAAGCTTTTAGCATCTTAAACAATCTCATAgtgaaaagaagagatgagTATCTATGAAGCATTTCGCAACTTAAACAATCTCTATACTAGAAAAAGAGGATATGAGTATCGTCAAGCATCTTAAACACATATCTAGAGTGAACAGAGGAACGAAGTAATTTAGTAGGAAGTTCCGGAATCAGCTGTATGAAAATCTTCATCTTATCCTATAAGAAGCACCACTAACCATATACGTCTATCATAATGAAGTAAGAAATTTAAAGGCTGACGAGCAATTGACCAATCCTATTAgtgcaaaataaaataacagaGCATTTCGTTTGAGCTAGAGTATCATAATATAAAAGGGGATGGTAAAGTTGCAAATACTGACCTGAAACGATGCTTCCACAAGTTTTGTAAGATTTGCCAACTGCCTTAGGACTTGTGGAGTTACCATCTTGTTCTTAAACGAAGAGCTTccgagaagatgaagaaccaCAGGGAACAGGTGTGCATTAGTCTTTAAAGGAGCTCGACTGTTAAGGGGGGAGACAGGTCCATGGCGTCTTCCTGTCATCAGTTGTTGGATATCACTGGTTATTGTATCCAGCAAGCCTGGTATTATGGAGGCGATGACATTCACAAATGCCTCAAGACACTGTTGCACATAACTGTCTTTTTCTTTAGCTAATCTGTCCACCACAGGGAGAAATCTTGCATTGCAGAAGAAATTTGTCAGCCAACGCCTACTGTGTTTGCAGAGAAATGCAACAAAGAGAAGAGCTTTGCCCCTCAGAACTTCCGTTCCTTGCTCTATGATGGAGAGTAAACTAGGGAAAAGATTTTTCTCCTCTGTCAATGTCACGAGATGCCTTCCAAAGCTTGTGAATGTATGACTTCCAATCATAGCCATGTTCAGAAGATTTAAGCAGACTTGCTGCTCTCTTGCGCTGCCTTTGACAAAAGATGAAGCTATTTCCTTCAATGAAAGCTNNNNNNNNNNNNNNNNNNNNNNNNNNNNNNNNNNNNNNNNNNNNNNNNNNNNNNNNNNNNNNNNNNNNNNNNNNNNNNNNNNNNNNNNNNNNNNNNNNNNNNNNNNNNNNN contains:
- the LOC104735931 gene encoding classical arabinogalactan protein 25-like codes for the protein MAFSFLKTLLIFFIFMISLSSPCLSSSLPSSPTISPFQQLSPDIAPLLPSPGDSLPSDDGGGTIPASPSPPDPDTNDGYYPDPLAFSPLASPPVSSPALPSSHPSAGVLLLTVVLSSAFVAL